A single Flavobacterium sp. 1 DNA region contains:
- a CDS encoding P-II family nitrogen regulator, whose translation MKKIEAIVRTSKFEDVKTELKNCGIDFFSYWEASGVGSEHLQMHHSYRGTIYDTQFIPRIFLSIVLKDSNLAKTINCIEKAAFTGQVGDGMIFTYNIEESVRISNGARGEASTAGPGDQI comes from the coding sequence ATGAAAAAAATTGAAGCAATTGTTAGAACATCAAAATTTGAAGATGTTAAAACAGAACTAAAAAATTGTGGTATTGATTTTTTCTCTTATTGGGAAGCATCAGGTGTTGGAAGCGAACATTTACAAATGCACCACAGTTATAGAGGAACAATTTATGACACCCAGTTTATTCCTCGTATTTTTCTTTCTATTGTATTAAAAGACAGTAATCTTGCCAAAACAATAAACTGTATCGAAAAAGCTGCTTTTACTGGACAAGTAGGAGATGGAATGATTTTTACTTATAACATCGAAGAATCTGTACGAATTAGTAATGGTGCAAGAGGCGAAGCATCTACTGCAGGACCTGGAGATCAAATCTAA
- a CDS encoding DUF1905 domain-containing protein — protein MNPTKISKFSAEIQIIGVNPFVFLPDAVLNSIFREANKDKGKIPVKIKIEGYEFIQTLIKYSGYWRLYLNTPMRKIAKKEVGDTANFEIAFDPEERVIPMHPKLIQALKKNPDAHKIFDSLRPSLQLEIVRYISFLKTEESIDKNVLRAVDFLLGKERFIGRDKP, from the coding sequence ATGAACCCTACTAAGATCAGTAAATTTTCAGCAGAAATTCAAATAATAGGAGTGAATCCATTTGTTTTTCTGCCAGATGCAGTTTTGAATTCCATTTTTAGGGAAGCCAATAAAGACAAAGGGAAAATTCCAGTCAAAATCAAAATTGAAGGCTACGAATTTATCCAAACTTTAATCAAATACAGCGGTTATTGGCGATTGTACCTGAACACGCCCATGCGAAAAATTGCTAAAAAAGAAGTGGGTGATACCGCCAATTTTGAAATAGCCTTTGACCCGGAAGAAAGAGTGATTCCTATGCATCCCAAATTAATTCAAGCTTTAAAGAAAAATCCTGATGCTCACAAAATATTCGACAGTTTGAGACCTTCGCTTCAGTTGGAAATCGTTCGATATATATCTTTTTTAAAAACAGAAGAATCCATTGATAAAAATGTTTTGAGAGCCGTAGACTTTTTACTCGGAAAAGAAAGATTCATAGGAAGGGATAAACCTTAA
- a CDS encoding PH domain-containing protein codes for MGLFNAILGNASEVNTENLSKEFEPLLIEGERIEKGYKVIKDMFVFTNKRLILVEKQLVGSKVDYLSIPYSSIKKFSKESAGILDMDAELKIWLAGEDAPISKQFGKGGNNINEVYQILSQHILK; via the coding sequence ATGGGACTATTTAATGCCATACTTGGTAACGCATCGGAAGTAAATACGGAAAATCTTTCGAAGGAATTTGAGCCTTTATTGATTGAAGGCGAAAGAATCGAGAAAGGGTATAAAGTGATTAAAGATATGTTTGTTTTCACCAATAAAAGGCTGATTTTAGTCGAAAAACAATTAGTGGGCAGTAAAGTAGATTATCTTTCGATTCCATATTCTTCTATTAAAAAATTCTCCAAAGAAAGTGCCGGAATACTTGATATGGACGCCGAATTGAAGATTTGGCTGGCTGGTGAAGACGCCCCAATTTCAAAACAATTTGGTAAAGGCGGGAACAATATTAACGAAGTGTACCAAATATTGAGTCAGCATATTCTGAAGTAA
- a CDS encoding aminotransferase class I/II-fold pyridoxal phosphate-dependent enzyme, with the protein MQVNEIPNRVFYKNGEEFLYFGGTNYLGVTTLPEFQKILWASFQKWGTSYGSSRSANIQLDIYKTAEDLLAKQIETETVVTISSGMLAGKLALEQLQHTTDLLFHFPNTHPALMHPFSLPLIQNGKLNPFLFDPTVSRIGIVADAIPSLEVTPIDLSILKDIPSSKIITLLLDESHSFGLLGDQGQGVLKQYQLPNIHQKIAIASLGKAIGLSGGFIAGDSHFINEIKKRQNFIGASGMNPAFLETFVNAQELYQLQRQLLKDNLNYVTSHLLPNTALTFTKNYPVIYFDQDELLQLLLENNIIPTSFPYPTASGKLSRIVISGHHTKADLDKMIQQLNIFSQMATDFEGDIRFVL; encoded by the coding sequence ATGCAGGTAAACGAAATCCCAAATAGAGTATTTTACAAAAACGGCGAAGAGTTTCTGTACTTTGGCGGCACCAATTATTTGGGTGTTACTACCCTACCCGAGTTTCAAAAAATTCTATGGGCAAGTTTCCAAAAATGGGGAACGAGTTACGGCAGTTCGCGCTCTGCCAACATTCAATTGGATATTTACAAAACTGCCGAAGATTTATTAGCAAAACAGATTGAAACCGAAACCGTTGTTACAATTTCTTCCGGAATGCTGGCTGGAAAACTGGCTTTGGAGCAATTACAGCATACTACCGATTTGCTTTTTCATTTTCCTAACACACATCCTGCTTTAATGCATCCTTTTTCACTGCCCTTGATTCAAAACGGGAAGCTGAATCCTTTTCTTTTTGACCCAACAGTTTCAAGAATTGGAATTGTTGCCGATGCTATTCCGTCGCTGGAAGTTACTCCTATTGATTTAAGTATTCTGAAAGATATTCCAAGCTCAAAAATCATCACTTTATTACTCGACGAATCCCACAGTTTTGGGCTACTAGGGGATCAAGGGCAGGGAGTTTTAAAACAATATCAGCTTCCGAACATACATCAAAAAATAGCTATTGCATCGCTGGGGAAAGCCATAGGACTTTCAGGAGGTTTTATTGCTGGTGATTCTCATTTTATAAATGAAATAAAAAAACGGCAGAATTTTATTGGTGCTTCGGGTATGAATCCTGCTTTTTTGGAAACTTTTGTAAATGCACAAGAACTTTACCAATTACAAAGACAGCTGTTAAAAGATAATCTAAATTATGTTACCAGTCATTTATTACCCAATACTGCTTTAACTTTTACGAAAAATTATCCTGTTATTTATTTCGACCAGGACGAGTTACTGCAATTGCTTTTGGAAAACAATATTATTCCAACATCTTTTCCTTATCCGACAGCTTCAGGAAAATTGAGCCGGATTGTAATTAGTGGTCACCATACTAAAGCAGATTTAGATAAAATGATACAGCAGCTGAATATTTTTTCACAAATGGCGACAGATTTTGAAGGTGATATCCGATTTGTGCTTTAA
- a CDS encoding slipin family protein gives MTPLQITLTIFAMFLIGGIRIAQEYQRGVIFRLGRYRNIMGPGIYWIIPFIERQQRVDIRTKTVDLEQQETITKDSVTIKVNAVLWFKITNPENAIIKVADYNKAVYQFSVTALRNIIGQHSLDEVLREREQINGTLQKIVDSATEPWGIKIEMVEMKDVEIPEAMQRAMAREAEAIREKRARIVKAEAELEASIKLTQGAKRMEESPIALELRRMQMLAEIGIDNNTTTVILIPSDFTNAAKSLSKLSNESNLNQQ, from the coding sequence ATGACACCTTTGCAAATTACCTTAACCATATTCGCTATGTTCCTTATAGGAGGTATTCGTATCGCACAAGAATATCAGCGTGGAGTGATATTTAGACTTGGTCGTTACAGAAACATAATGGGTCCTGGGATTTATTGGATCATCCCTTTCATCGAAAGACAGCAACGGGTAGACATTCGAACAAAAACTGTTGATTTGGAACAGCAGGAAACCATTACAAAAGACAGCGTAACGATTAAAGTAAATGCTGTACTGTGGTTCAAAATAACGAATCCTGAAAATGCAATTATCAAAGTGGCAGACTACAATAAGGCAGTTTATCAATTTTCGGTTACTGCATTACGAAACATTATCGGACAGCATTCTCTAGATGAAGTATTAAGAGAAAGAGAACAAATCAATGGAACGCTTCAAAAAATTGTAGATTCGGCAACCGAACCATGGGGAATAAAAATTGAAATGGTCGAAATGAAAGATGTTGAAATTCCAGAAGCAATGCAAAGAGCCATGGCACGCGAAGCGGAAGCAATAAGAGAAAAAAGAGCTCGAATTGTAAAAGCGGAAGCCGAATTGGAAGCATCCATAAAACTAACACAGGGAGCAAAAAGAATGGAAGAAAGCCCAATTGCATTAGAATTAAGACGTATGCAAATGCTGGCTGAAATAGGGATAGACAACAATACCACCACCGTAATCCTCATACCATCAGACTTCACAAACGCCGCAAAAAGTTTGTCAAAACTGAGTAATGAAAGTAATTTGAATCAACAATAA
- a CDS encoding ammonium transporter yields MRKIILSVILITILVLSIFSIHFLVESPTLGTHVIPLKLDTGDTAWMIVATAFVLLMTPGLGFFYGGMVGKKNVISTMLQSYMAMVIVTLLWVVIGFGLCFGPSIGGFIGNPSSNLFFNGVSANTAWELAPTIPFILFALFQAKFAIITPALITGAFAERVRFWAYLLFMVLFILFVYAPLCHMTWHPDGMFFKMGVLDFAGGTVVHMSAGWAALAGAIFLGKRKVQKANPARITYVLLGTGLLWFGWFGFNAGSAVGASSLAAQALGTTTVAAAAAAMAWVFLDKIMGHKLSAMGASIGAVVGLVAITPAAGFVSIPHAMAIGIIASVISNLVVSKFPKGKIDDALDVFACHGVGGMVGMVLTGVFASGAVNPLVTAKGQLGNGLIFGETALFFAQLKALVLVSIFAFCVSYALFFIVNKITPLRVTEEKEELGLDISQHGEFL; encoded by the coding sequence ATGCGAAAAATTATTTTAAGTGTGATTCTAATCACAATTCTGGTATTGTCCATTTTTTCAATTCATTTCCTTGTTGAATCACCAACATTAGGAACACATGTTATACCGCTAAAATTAGACACGGGAGACACAGCTTGGATGATTGTAGCCACAGCATTTGTATTATTAATGACGCCGGGGCTCGGATTCTTTTATGGCGGAATGGTAGGTAAAAAAAATGTCATCAGTACCATGTTACAAAGCTACATGGCAATGGTTATAGTAACCCTTTTATGGGTCGTAATCGGATTTGGATTATGTTTTGGTCCTTCAATTGGAGGTTTTATCGGTAATCCTTCTTCAAATTTATTTTTCAATGGTGTAAGTGCCAATACCGCTTGGGAATTAGCTCCAACTATCCCCTTCATCTTGTTTGCATTATTTCAAGCAAAATTTGCGATCATTACTCCTGCCTTAATTACTGGAGCTTTTGCTGAAAGAGTACGTTTCTGGGCTTACCTATTGTTTATGGTATTATTTATATTATTTGTATATGCTCCATTATGCCACATGACTTGGCATCCTGATGGAATGTTCTTCAAAATGGGAGTTTTAGATTTTGCTGGAGGAACAGTAGTACACATGAGTGCAGGTTGGGCAGCTCTTGCAGGAGCTATCTTCTTAGGAAAAAGAAAAGTACAAAAAGCAAATCCTGCTCGTATTACTTATGTATTATTAGGAACTGGTTTATTATGGTTTGGTTGGTTTGGTTTTAACGCAGGATCAGCTGTAGGGGCTAGCAGCCTTGCTGCACAAGCATTAGGAACTACAACTGTAGCTGCTGCTGCTGCTGCAATGGCATGGGTATTCCTTGACAAAATTATGGGGCATAAACTTTCTGCAATGGGTGCTTCTATCGGAGCAGTAGTTGGATTGGTTGCAATTACTCCTGCCGCAGGATTCGTAAGCATTCCTCACGCAATGGCAATTGGTATTATAGCGAGTGTGATAAGTAACCTTGTTGTTAGTAAATTCCCTAAAGGAAAAATCGACGATGCCTTAGACGTATTTGCCTGTCATGGTGTTGGAGGTATGGTAGGAATGGTTTTAACAGGAGTATTTGCTTCTGGGGCAGTTAATCCTTTGGTAACTGCTAAGGGACAACTTGGAAATGGTTTAATTTTTGGAGAAACAGCATTGTTTTTCGCACAATTGAAAGCATTAGTTCTTGTTTCTATATTTGCTTTTTGTGTTTCTTATGCTTTATTCTTTATTGTTAACAAAATTACGCCTTTAAGGGTAACCGAAGAAAAAGAAGAACTAGGATTAGACATCTCTCAACACGGAGAATTCTTGTAA
- a CDS encoding dipeptide epimerase has translation MKIIIRTFKLQLKHTFTISRESHDVQPTLIVELQSDGLSGFGEATSNPYYNITVDSMRANLEAIIPFIEAHNDETPEEFWDSASALLKNDMFALCALDMAYNDLYAKKKGKKLYELWGNSPLHNPKTDYTIGIDKIDKMVMKLKEMPWPIYKIKLGTKDDIAIVTELRKHTDARFRIDANCGWTVSETINNAIALKKLGVEFLEQPMKADQWAAHKEVFKHSVLPIIADESCIIEEDVAKCHNHFHGVNVKLVKCGGLTPARRMIAEAKQYGMKTMVGCMTESTVGISAIAHLLPELDYVDMDGALLLSEDIATGVTITDGIVHYADSNGIGAVLNH, from the coding sequence ATGAAAATAATCATCCGCACTTTTAAACTCCAATTAAAGCACACCTTTACGATTTCGAGGGAGTCGCACGATGTACAGCCTACACTGATTGTGGAACTGCAAAGTGACGGTTTATCGGGATTTGGAGAAGCAACTTCGAATCCGTATTACAATATTACGGTAGACAGCATGAGAGCTAACTTGGAAGCTATTATTCCTTTTATAGAAGCGCATAATGACGAAACTCCAGAGGAATTTTGGGACAGCGCATCGGCTTTATTGAAGAATGATATGTTTGCATTATGTGCTTTGGATATGGCTTACAATGATTTATATGCCAAGAAAAAAGGCAAAAAGTTATATGAGCTTTGGGGAAATTCTCCTTTGCACAATCCTAAAACCGATTACACTATTGGGATTGACAAAATCGATAAAATGGTCATGAAACTGAAAGAAATGCCATGGCCTATTTATAAAATTAAATTGGGAACTAAAGACGATATTGCGATTGTTACCGAATTGCGTAAACATACCGATGCCCGTTTTAGAATCGATGCCAATTGTGGCTGGACTGTTTCTGAAACAATCAATAACGCAATCGCCCTGAAAAAACTGGGAGTAGAATTCTTAGAACAGCCCATGAAAGCCGATCAATGGGCGGCGCACAAAGAGGTTTTTAAACACTCCGTTCTGCCTATTATTGCCGATGAAAGCTGTATTATTGAAGAAGATGTTGCTAAATGCCACAATCATTTTCACGGCGTAAATGTAAAACTGGTGAAATGCGGCGGTCTCACACCTGCACGAAGAATGATTGCCGAGGCTAAGCAATATGGCATGAAAACTATGGTGGGCTGTATGACGGAATCTACGGTTGGTATTTCGGCTATTGCACATTTATTGCCAGAGTTGGATTATGTGGATATGGATGGTGCTTTATTGCTCTCTGAAGATATTGCTACTGGCGTTACCATCACGGACGGTATTGTTCATTATGCCGATTCTAATGGGATTGGGGCTGTTTTGAATCATTAA
- a CDS encoding class I SAM-dependent methyltransferase, whose translation MELEIEQIRDQQKETWNKFSSGWKKWDELTMDFLKPMGDEIIKLLNLKSDAIVLDVAAGTGEPGLTIASHLNGGKVISTDLAEGMLEVAQENAKKRGIRNFETIVCDVSELPFEDNTFDAISCRFGFMFFPDMLLAIKEMARVLKPGGKIATAVWNIPEKNFWITATMGTISKNVEIAPPAPGAPGMFRCSKAGFMSDLFLQAGLKNISENEVTGKLNCKTTDVYWDLMNDVAAPVVAALSKTDDAMRQKIKEEVYSLVNQKYPDNNVIIDSSALVIYSEK comes from the coding sequence ATGGAATTAGAAATTGAACAAATCAGGGACCAACAGAAAGAGACATGGAATAAATTCTCTTCTGGTTGGAAAAAATGGGATGAACTCACAATGGATTTTCTAAAACCCATGGGAGACGAAATTATTAAATTACTCAATCTAAAAAGCGACGCTATCGTTCTGGATGTCGCCGCAGGAACTGGAGAACCAGGACTGACCATTGCATCTCATTTAAACGGCGGAAAAGTAATTTCTACAGACTTAGCCGAAGGAATGCTCGAAGTAGCTCAAGAAAATGCAAAAAAGAGAGGAATCAGAAATTTTGAAACCATAGTGTGTGATGTCAGTGAACTCCCTTTTGAAGATAACACTTTTGATGCCATTAGTTGCCGCTTTGGATTTATGTTTTTCCCAGATATGCTATTGGCCATAAAAGAAATGGCACGAGTCCTTAAGCCCGGAGGTAAAATTGCTACCGCAGTTTGGAACATTCCAGAAAAAAATTTCTGGATAACCGCCACTATGGGAACCATCAGCAAAAACGTAGAAATAGCTCCTCCAGCTCCCGGAGCACCTGGAATGTTTCGTTGTTCAAAAGCGGGATTTATGTCTGATTTATTTTTGCAAGCGGGTCTCAAAAACATTTCGGAAAATGAAGTTACAGGAAAATTAAACTGCAAAACAACGGATGTTTATTGGGATCTAATGAATGATGTTGCCGCTCCTGTAGTCGCCGCCCTCAGTAAAACAGACGACGCAATGAGACAAAAAATAAAAGAAGAAGTGTATTCACTAGTGAATCAAAAATATCCTGACAACAATGTCATTATTGATTCTAGTGCTCTTGTAATCTATAGTGAGAAATAA
- a CDS encoding FAD-binding oxidoreductase, with product METPIVKVLKAFYITHDVKCFVTEKPAGYNFIPGQATDVSINLPEWEDKLRPFTFTNLNEQNYLEFMIKIYKDHEGVTNKLGSINAGAELILHDVFGAIQYKGKGTFIAGGAGITPFISIFRDLYKQQLLSGNKLIYSNKTVEDVIMVEELQKMLKKDFLKIYTRENVIGFQEKRIDRNFLIETIADFSQNFYVCGPTDFVKNITKSLLDLGATASTVIFEK from the coding sequence ATGGAAACACCAATTGTAAAAGTTCTTAAAGCATTTTACATCACCCATGACGTAAAATGCTTTGTGACAGAAAAACCCGCTGGATATAATTTTATTCCGGGGCAAGCTACCGATGTTTCCATAAACCTTCCTGAATGGGAAGACAAATTACGCCCTTTCACCTTTACCAATTTAAACGAACAAAACTATCTCGAATTTATGATCAAGATTTACAAAGATCATGAGGGTGTGACCAATAAGCTTGGCAGTATCAATGCCGGAGCCGAATTGATACTTCACGATGTTTTCGGAGCCATTCAATACAAAGGAAAAGGGACATTTATTGCTGGAGGAGCTGGCATCACCCCATTTATTTCCATTTTTCGTGATTTATACAAACAACAACTACTCTCAGGCAACAAACTCATTTACAGCAACAAAACTGTAGAGGATGTAATTATGGTCGAAGAATTACAAAAAATGCTAAAGAAAGATTTTTTAAAAATATACACACGGGAAAATGTGATAGGATTTCAAGAAAAAAGAATAGATCGCAATTTCTTAATTGAAACCATAGCCGACTTCAGTCAGAACTTTTATGTTTGTGGCCCTACTGATTTTGTAAAAAACATCACTAAAAGCCTACTGGATCTTGGCGCAACGGCAAG
- a CDS encoding ammonium transporter: MRKIVLSVILVTILVLSYFSNYFLTSHKTNLSEISKFDTGDIAWMLVASALVLLMTPGLGFFYGGMVGKKNVISTMLQSFMAMIIVTVLWVLIAFGLSFGPSIGGIIGNPIPYIFFQGVGIGTSWKLAPTIPFLLFALFQAKFAIITPAIVTGAFAERIRFWAYLLFMVLFILFIYAPLAHMTWHPDGLLYNFGVLDFAGGTVVHMSAGWAALAGAIFLGKRKSPKPTPARITYVLLGTGLLWFGWFGFNAGSAMGANGLAAQALGTTTVAAAVASMTWVFLDKIMGHKLSAMGACIGAVVGLVTITPAAGFVSMPHAITIGIIGSIISNITVSKFHKFKIDDALDVFACHGVGGMVGMVLTGVFASKDINPAVIDQGLAFGETKLFTHQIIALVGVSIFAFTISYFLFYIVNKITPLRVSQEKEELGLDITQHGEYL; the protein is encoded by the coding sequence ATGCGAAAAATAGTTTTAAGTGTGATACTTGTCACAATTTTGGTACTATCCTATTTCTCTAATTACTTTTTAACAAGCCACAAAACAAATCTTTCCGAAATTTCAAAATTTGACACTGGTGATATCGCATGGATGCTGGTAGCTTCTGCATTGGTATTACTAATGACTCCTGGATTAGGTTTCTTCTATGGTGGTATGGTAGGCAAAAAAAATGTGATCAGCACCATGCTTCAAAGTTTCATGGCCATGATTATTGTAACCGTTTTATGGGTACTGATTGCTTTCGGATTATCGTTTGGACCTTCAATTGGAGGCATCATTGGAAACCCAATACCATATATCTTTTTTCAAGGAGTCGGAATTGGTACCTCATGGAAATTAGCTCCAACAATTCCTTTTTTATTATTTGCATTATTCCAAGCTAAATTTGCTATTATAACACCAGCCATAGTAACGGGAGCTTTTGCTGAGCGTATCCGTTTTTGGGCTTACCTATTGTTTATGGTGCTATTCATACTTTTTATTTACGCTCCATTAGCACACATGACATGGCATCCGGATGGATTACTGTATAATTTTGGAGTATTAGATTTTGCAGGAGGTACAGTCGTACACATGAGTGCAGGATGGGCCGCGCTTGCCGGAGCTATCTTTCTAGGAAAACGCAAATCACCAAAACCAACCCCGGCACGTATTACTTATGTACTATTAGGAACTGGATTATTATGGTTTGGATGGTTTGGTTTCAACGCAGGATCGGCCATGGGAGCCAATGGTCTTGCTGCACAAGCACTCGGAACAACAACTGTTGCGGCTGCAGTCGCCTCTATGACTTGGGTATTTCTTGATAAAATTATGGGCCACAAACTTTCAGCTATGGGTGCTTGTATTGGCGCAGTAGTCGGACTGGTAACCATCACTCCAGCCGCAGGATTTGTAAGCATGCCGCATGCAATCACTATAGGAATTATTGGAAGTATCATCAGTAATATCACAGTTAGCAAATTCCATAAATTTAAAATAGATGATGCTTTAGATGTATTCGCCTGCCATGGTGTCGGAGGAATGGTTGGAATGGTATTAACCGGTGTATTTGCTTCCAAAGACATCAATCCTGCAGTTATCGACCAAGGTCTTGCTTTTGGGGAGACCAAATTATTTACTCACCAAATAATTGCTTTAGTCGGCGTATCTATATTCGCTTTTACAATATCTTATTTCCTTTTCTATATAGTAAACAAAATTACTCCTTTGCGGGTATCCCAAGAAAAAGAAGAACTTGGTTTAGACATTACACAGCACGGAGAATATTTATAG
- a CDS encoding alpha/beta fold hydrolase: MEKHVISTDGVKIHFHETGKGEITLVFVHGWLGNGDWWSDQQTYFKDKYKIVQIDLGGHGKSGKSRTNWNSKQYADDINAVLQEIDSNEIILIGHSMSGAYVLEASIESQKVKSIILVDTLKDLGQNFTYEQAEEFQFTHYRNNFELAVKNILPQYLFVEDTPDSVKEKLQNEFLQNESDFAINALKPLYLMDINKIAQLVTVPVRAINSDASPTNSDNNRIYLKDYDCKIITKTGHYPMLEKPTEFNEILNRLIEELTK, encoded by the coding sequence ATGGAAAAACATGTAATATCAACAGATGGTGTTAAAATTCACTTTCATGAAACTGGAAAAGGAGAGATTACTCTAGTTTTTGTTCACGGTTGGCTTGGAAATGGTGATTGGTGGAGTGACCAACAAACTTATTTCAAAGACAAATATAAAATTGTACAAATTGACTTAGGTGGACACGGAAAATCCGGAAAATCGAGAACTAATTGGAATAGCAAACAATATGCCGATGATATTAATGCTGTTCTACAAGAAATCGACTCTAACGAAATTATATTAATTGGACATTCCATGTCGGGAGCGTATGTACTTGAAGCTTCAATAGAATCTCAAAAAGTAAAATCAATAATCTTAGTTGATACCTTAAAAGACTTAGGGCAAAATTTCACTTATGAACAAGCTGAGGAATTTCAATTTACCCATTATAGAAATAATTTTGAATTAGCCGTTAAAAACATTCTTCCACAGTATCTATTTGTTGAAGACACGCCAGATTCAGTAAAAGAAAAACTTCAAAATGAGTTCCTTCAAAATGAATCCGATTTTGCCATTAATGCGCTTAAACCATTGTACTTAATGGATATTAATAAAATAGCACAATTAGTTACTGTTCCTGTTAGAGCAATAAATTCTGATGCATCGCCCACAAATAGTGATAATAATAGAATCTATTTAAAAGATTATGATTGTAAAATAATAACCAAAACTGGTCATTATCCCATGCTTGAAAAACCAACTGAATTTAATGAAATTCTAAACCGTTTGATAGAAGAATTAACTAAATGA
- a CDS encoding ammonium transporter: MIRKIIYLVFILTLSLTAFTSEAQTATTKSPDPSGVTTGSTADVTAAKPGAPTPTEVSDQVGKNKVGINLVWLLMAGFLVFFMQAGFALVETGLTRAKNVAHTMAMNLFVYPAGAIGFFICGFAIMFGGVGALGTLGGYNGLDHEVSITLFGHVFGLFGAKGFFMNGIYDVGVLGFFVFQVVFMDAACTIPTGAMAERWKFLSFAVSGVIIGGLIYPLYGNWVWGGGWLAQLGANFGLGHGHVDFAGSSVVHLTGGVLAFVGAKMIGPRLGKFNKDGSPNAIPGHNIPMAVLGTLILAFGWFGFNAGSTLSGTDLRFTVVAFNTMMASCGGALAATVWIWSVRGSKPDVSMMCNGLLAGLVAITAPCAFVNPLGGLLIGLISGIIVVEVTFLVERKLKIDDPVGAIAVHGANGIWGCLALGLFADGTYGDGLNGVKGAVTGLFYGDSGQFFAELIGVAINIIYVGIAGWVMFKLLGIFFGNRVAPDVELYGLDLPEMGIDGYSGIKMDKNAETPLSK, translated from the coding sequence ATGATACGAAAAATAATATATTTAGTTTTTATACTTACGCTTAGTTTAACGGCTTTTACATCAGAAGCGCAAACAGCAACCACCAAAAGTCCCGACCCTAGTGGAGTCACCACTGGATCAACAGCTGATGTAACTGCAGCCAAACCTGGCGCACCAACACCTACCGAAGTTTCAGATCAAGTAGGTAAAAACAAAGTAGGAATAAATCTTGTTTGGCTTTTAATGGCTGGTTTCCTTGTATTCTTTATGCAGGCTGGTTTTGCATTAGTCGAAACAGGACTAACCCGTGCAAAAAATGTTGCACATACCATGGCAATGAACTTGTTTGTATATCCAGCTGGTGCTATAGGTTTTTTCATATGCGGCTTTGCTATAATGTTTGGCGGTGTCGGAGCATTGGGAACATTAGGAGGTTATAACGGATTGGATCATGAAGTATCTATAACTCTTTTTGGACATGTTTTTGGATTATTTGGAGCCAAAGGCTTTTTCATGAACGGCATTTATGATGTTGGAGTATTAGGCTTTTTTGTATTTCAAGTTGTATTCATGGATGCTGCCTGTACTATACCTACGGGTGCAATGGCAGAAAGATGGAAATTTCTTTCTTTTGCGGTATCGGGAGTTATTATTGGTGGTTTAATATACCCATTATATGGTAACTGGGTTTGGGGAGGCGGATGGCTAGCCCAACTTGGTGCAAACTTTGGTTTAGGTCATGGACATGTTGATTTTGCCGGTTCCTCTGTCGTTCACCTAACAGGTGGTGTATTGGCCTTTGTTGGTGCAAAAATGATTGGACCCAGATTAGGCAAATTTAATAAAGATGGCTCTCCAAATGCAATTCCAGGACATAATATCCCAATGGCAGTATTGGGTACTTTAATACTCGCCTTTGGATGGTTTGGTTTTAATGCAGGATCAACTCTTTCAGGAACAGATTTACGTTTTACAGTAGTTGCATTTAACACTATGATGGCATCATGTGGTGGAGCTTTAGCTGCCACAGTATGGATTTGGTCTGTTAGAGGATCAAAACCAGATGTAAGTATGATGTGTAATGGATTACTTGCTGGTCTAGTTGCTATTACTGCACCTTGTGCCTTTGTAAATCCTCTTGGCGGATTACTAATCGGATTGATTTCAGGGATAATTGTTGTTGAAGTAACCTTTTTGGTTGAAAGAAAACTTAAAATTGACGATCCAGTTGGTGCAATTGCTGTACACGGTGCCAATGGAATTTGGGGTTGTTTAGCTCTTGGATTATTTGCTGATGGAACTTATGGCGATGGATTAAATGGAGTAAAAGGAGCTGTAACCGGCTTATTTTATGGTGATTCAGGACAGTTTTTTGCAGAGTTGATAGGAGTTGCAATTAACATCATCTACGTTGGTATAGCGGGTTGGGTAATGTTTAAATTACTAGGGATCTTTTTTGGAAACAGAGTTGCTCCTGATGTAGAACTTTACGGGCTAGACCTTCCTGAAATGGGAATTGATGGTTACTCAGGAATAAAAATGGATAAAAATGCTGAAACTCCATTGTCAAAATAA